Part of the Bradyrhizobium sp. AZCC 1721 genome, GAAGACTTCGGCAACTGCAGCAGAGCCACGGATTTCCGCGAACGAGCCCAGTCGCTGCGCGGCGGAATCGGCGCGGAACACCACCTCGGGATCGAGCACCGCGAGCAGCCCTTCGAAGTCGCCCTCGCGGGAAGCCTTGATGAAGGCCTCGACGATGGTTTTCTGCCGGCCAAAGTCGGGATCCGGCGGCGGCGTGCCCTGCACCCGGCGACGGGCGCGGCTGGCCAGTTGCCGTGCCGCGGCCGGCGTGCGGCCGACGATGGGCGCGATCTCCTCGAACGGCACCGCGAACATGTCGTGCAGCACGAAAGCAAGCCGCTCCGCAGGCGCGAGCGTTTCCAGCACCACCAGCAGCGCTGCGCCGACGGAGTCGGCCATCTCTGCGTCCCGCCCATGCTCGTCATCGGCGACAGGTTCCGGCACGTGCGGACCCATTGGTTCCTCGCGCCGCGATTTGCGCGAGCGCAGCATGTCGAGGCAGACGCGGGCGACGACCGTGGTCAGCCAACCCCCGAGGTTTTCGACCGCGCTGGTATCGGAACGGCTCAGCCGCAGCCAGGTTTCCTGCACGGCATCATCGACCTCGCTGGTCGAACCCAGCATGCGGTAGGCCACCGCCCGCAGATGGGGCCGGTTGGCCTCGAATCTCTCAGCCAGAAACTTTTTCTCGTCCATCGGTCACATTCCCATGTCGCGTTCCGTCATGGTGATGACGAACGAAAGCGCGCCGATGTGACAGCAAATCGGCGCCGCCGCGTCAAAAACAGAACCAACCATATGGAGCGCAAAATGATGCAAGCCCGAATGAATCATCCCGTCATGGTCGTTCCCGACGCCATGAAGGCGCTGCAGGCGCTGGGCGACCTGACCAAGAACAGCCTGCCGGAAAAGCTGCTCGAACTGGTGCACCTGCGGGCCAGCCAGATCAACGGCTGCAGCGTCTGCGTCGACATGCACCCGAAACTCGCCAGGAAGGCCGGCGAAACCGACGACCGCCTGTTCGCGGTGGCCGCCTGGCGCGACACGCCTTATTTCACCGAAGCCGAGCGCGCGGCCCTGGCGTTGACGGAAGCGCTGACACGGATCAGCGACCGTGCCGATCCGGTGCCGGACGAGGTCTGGAGCGAGGCCGACAAGCATTTCGACGAGGCGGAGCTCTCGGCGTTGATACTGGCGATCGCCAACATCAATGTCTGGAACAGGCTCAATGTAGCCGTGCGTCAGCCTGTGGGCGTCTGGAAGGTGTAGCGGGGACGGCATCCC contains:
- a CDS encoding sigma-70 family RNA polymerase sigma factor — protein: MDEKKFLAERFEANRPHLRAVAYRMLGSTSEVDDAVQETWLRLSRSDTSAVENLGGWLTTVVARVCLDMLRSRKSRREEPMGPHVPEPVADDEHGRDAEMADSVGAALLVVLETLAPAERLAFVLHDMFAVPFEEIAPIVGRTPAAARQLASRARRRVQGTPPPDPDFGRQKTIVEAFIKASREGDFEGLLAVLDPEVVFRADSAAQRLGSFAEIRGSAAVAEVFKGRAQAAKPALVDGAIALAVILGGQLRIVVRLTISGDRISAVEAVADAERIEQFDVNLLT
- a CDS encoding carboxymuconolactone decarboxylase family protein, producing MQARMNHPVMVVPDAMKALQALGDLTKNSLPEKLLELVHLRASQINGCSVCVDMHPKLARKAGETDDRLFAVAAWRDTPYFTEAERAALALTEALTRISDRADPVPDEVWSEADKHFDEAELSALILAIANINVWNRLNVAVRQPVGVWKV